A genomic segment from Micropterus dolomieu isolate WLL.071019.BEF.003 ecotype Adirondacks linkage group LG03, ASM2129224v1, whole genome shotgun sequence encodes:
- the tap1 gene encoding antigen peptide transporter 1 — protein sequence MQKMSYFFPLLFVCLDVCVVHAIRLAQLSPLLLSHPFITLWGGGLTRAGLLTLLTLTYPGSMPWMRSFKGLQSLGVLCFHFPVYTTLLCALGQSTMEELWGWHSWQRVLQGYVVTVVAWLYWSRYVSSLLLTCGRYISSLFTRVPSDKPREDTSTSLKRLMGYMQPYLGRFVAVLFLVVLSSYGEMAIPQYTGRVADWIINEEAPDAFTEAITIMTLMTIASAVLEFICDLTYNVTMSHIHTSVQGSVFEAVLKQEIAFFEATKTGELVSRITTDTNDMSEALSEKLSLAMWYTARFGFLLFFMVSQSWKMSLLTCMGLPIIWVIPELTGHFHQTIAAKVQESLAKANQVATETFSCMKTVRSFANEDGETERYRLRLEDTYALNKKEAAAYAASTWANSMTTLALKVCILYYGGTLVTRGTVSSGDLVSFVLYELQFASAVEAVMRYYPEVKKAVGASEKIFEYLDRKPEVPPEGTLEPENLEGNIQFKNVKFSYSGRTDENNLVLKDVSLQLKAGQITALVGLNRSGKSTCVKLLERFYQPQAGEILLDGKPLQSYKDKYLHDKIAVVSQDCRLFARSVRENIKYGYEDASDEDMHRAAQLARANDFIRDLSNGYDTDAGEKGGQVSGGQKQRIAIARALIRRPKILILDNATSDLDPENEYQVHQALLNQINKWTVLLISNKMSVVEKANHIIVLNDGMVKEEGCHDELLKKGGLYADLVRKQNMGFHRQEEKKNDTH from the exons ATGCAGAAAATGAGCTACTTCTTCCCTCTGCTGTTCGTGTgcctggatgtgtgtgtggtgcacgCCATCCGCTTGGCCCAGCTCTCACCTCTGCTCCTCTCCCATCCGTTCATCACCCTGTGGGGAGGAGGGTTGACCAGGGCTGGCCTCCTCACCCTCCTCACCCTCACCTACCCTGGAAGCATGCCCTGGATGAGGAGCTTCAAGGGTCTACAGAGCTTAGGGGTCCTTTGCTTCCACTTCCCAGTGTACACCACTCTTCTCTGTGCGCTTGGACAGTCCACCATGGAGGAACTGTGGGGGTGGCACTCCTGGCAAAGG gtgttACAGGGTTATGTGGTGACAGTAGTGGCATGGCTCTACTGGAGTAGATATGTGTCATCTCTTTTGCTCACTTGTGGTCGATACATCTCATCTCTGTTCACGAGGGTGCCCTCTGACAAGCCCAGAGAGGACACCAGTACCTCTCTGAAGAGACTGATGGGTTACATGCAGCCGTATCTTGGGCGCTTTGTTGCTGTTCTGTTTCTCGTGGTCCTCTCTTCTTATG GTGAGATGGCTATTCCTCAGTACACTGGTCGTGTGGCTGACTGGATCATAAATGAAGAGGCACCTGATGCATTCACAGAGGCTATCACAATCATGACGCTAATGACTATTGCCAG TGCTGTGCTTGAATTTATATGTGACCTCACGTACAACGTCACCATGAGCCACATACACACCTCAGTGCAGGGATCCGTCTTCGAGGCTGTGCTGAAACAGGAGATAGCTTTCTTTGAGGCCACTAAGACAG GTGAACTGGTGTCCCGCATTACCACGGATACCAACGATATGAGCGAGGCACTGAGTGAGAAACTAAGTCTTGCGATGTGGTACACAGCACGTTTTGGCTTCCTCTTATTCTTCATGGTGAGCCAGTCATGGAAAATGTCTCTGCTGACTTGCATGGGACTGCCCATCATCTGGGTCATACCCGAGCTCACGGGACACTTCCACCAG ACAATTGCTGCAAAGGTCCAGGAGTCACTGGCTAAGGCCAACCAGGTGGCCACAGAGACCTTCTCCTGCATGAAGACAGTGAGGAGTTTTGCCAACGAGGATGGTGAGACAGAGAGGTACAGACTGCGGCTGGAGGATACATATGCCCTTAATAAAAAGGAAGCAGCAGCCTATGCAGCCTCTACCTGGGCtaacagt ATGACTACTTTGGCCCTGAAGGTGTGTATTCTTTACTATGGAGGGACTCTCGTGACTAGGGGGACTGTTAGCAGTGGAGACCTGGTTTCATTCGTCCTCTATGAACTACAGTTTGCCTCTGCTGTTGAG GCTGTCATGCGTTATTACCCAGAGGTGAAGAAGGCAGTTGGTGCCTCTGAGAAGATCTTTGAATATTTGGATCGCAAACCTGAAGTACCCCCAGAGGGCACATTGGAACCCGAAAATCTTGAGGGAAACATTCAattcaaaaatgttaaattttctTATTCTGGCAGGACAGACGAGAATAATCTTGTACTCaag GACGTGTCTCTGCAGCTAAAGGCAGGCCAAATCACCGCCCTTGTGGGGCTTAACAGATCAGGGAAGTCCACCTGTGTCAAGCTGCTGGAGAGATTTTACCAGCCCCAAGCAGGGGAGATCCTACTGGATGGGAAACCACTGCAAAGCTACAAAGACAAGTATTTACATGACAAG ATTGCTGTGGTGAGCCAAGATTGTAGGCTGTTTGCTCGCTCTGTGCGGGAGAACATCAAGTATGGCTACGAGGATGCCTCTGATGAAGACATGCACAGGGCTGCCCAGCTGGCTAGGGCCAACGATTTCATCAGGGATCTGTCAAATGGATACGACACAG ATGCTGGGGAGAAGGGAGGCCAGGTGTCTGGAGGCCAGAAGCAGCGCATTGCCATTGCCAGAGCTTTAATCAGACGTCCTAAAATCTTGATACTGGACAATGCCACCAGTGATTTGGACCCAGAGAATGAATACCAG GTTCACCAAGCTTTGTTAAACCAAATCAACAAATGGACCGTGCTACTGATATCGAACAAGATGAGTGTTGTAGAGAAGGCCAATCATATAATTGTCCTCAACGACGGGATGGTAAAGGAGGAGGGCTGTCACGATGAGCTGCTGAAGAAAGGTGGCCTTTATGCTGACCTGGTGAGAAAGCAGAATATGGGCTTTCACCGccaagaggagaagaagaatgaTACACACTGA
- the LOC123968407 gene encoding uncharacterized protein LOC123968407 — MEPTGLRDVFKCITLSIAAMEDIGLLPKPTNDPPVHRPTVTETFGLHHIPPDHLHITDASRKSDMQKDGPSKKRSHSVMTAEPQIPQFPSQNAGPLSAGAALFNTAAKNGNTKLDKTGAGRIKAKVTDPSKWKQNKQKQLRMEGKAYTSKRKKDGKIVTKQPRAMGPRCSSNACQKASNRLCSEINEEARQKVFNEFWCDMNWTQRKQYVAGQVDRDPVERSRAAGSQSRRSISLRYHLMVDGKRKQVCKNMFLSTLGIGEWSVLNWAQKGATRKNESNENNLQKRRAVSQCPQQNPASSAVSNTVEVTQEQINSTDKDKNRPPEPEGPARKKSKVAKPLTWKQNRQKQLRMEGKPYVSKRKKDGTTITKAQRTMGPGCMSSACKRASNRFCADISEETRNELFTRFWQCMNWPQRKTYVAGLVDCDPVERTRAPWTQSRRSVSMRYHLIANGDRKQVCKRMFLSTLGIGEWSVLNWAQNPSEQDNSEANAKKQTQRKSRKASEHIVLREFLERLPKVPSYFCGTSISKLYLEPVFSNMSEVYRHYYNHCLEKKTTPLSRQVFCAVFKKMDLGLCDPKKDQGCSYGATGNLFNELWDEYCMERGAPGPQPEKTGNQ; from the exons ATGGAACCGACGGGTCTACGAGACGTTTTCAAATGTATAACACTAT CCATTGCAGCAATGGAGGATATTGGTCTCCTTCCCAAACCCACAAATGACCCCCCTGTTCACAGACCCACAGTCACTGAGACTTTTGGGCTGCACCACATCCCACCAG ACCATCTGCACATCACTGATGCAAGCAGGAAATCTGACATGCAAAAAGATGGACCGTCCAAAAAAAGGTCCCACTCGGTAATGACAGCAGAGCCACAGATTCCCCAGTTTCCTTCACAGAACGCAGGTCCTCTGAGTGCTGGCGCCG cactCTTTAATACAGCTGCCAAAAATGGAAACACTAAATTGGATAAGACAGGTGCTGGCAGAATAAAAGCCAAAGTCACAGATCCATCAAAGTGGAAGCAAAAcaagcagaaacagctgaggaTGGAGGGTAAAGCATACACAAGCAAACGCAAAAAAGACGGCAAGATTGTGACAAAACAGCCAAGAGCAATGGGACCAAGGTGCTCCTCGAACGCATGCCAAAAGGCATCGAACCGGCTCTGTAGTGAAATCAACGAAGAGGCCAGGCAGAAAGTGTTTAATGAATTCTGGTGCGACATGAACTGGACTCAGAGAAAACAGTATGTAGCAGGACAAGTTGACCGCGACCCCGTGGAAAGATCCCGGGCAGCGGGATCACAGTCGAGAAGATCAATTTCACTCCGTTATCACTTGATGGTGGATGGAAAAAGGAAACAGGTGTGTAAAAACATGTTCCTGTCCACTCTGGGGATAGGAGAGTGGTCTGTGCTCAACTGGGCACAGAAAGGAGCAACAAgaaaaaatgaatcaaatgaaaacaacttACAAAAGAGGCGAGCTGTCTCTCAGTGCCCACAGCAGAACCCTGCTTCTTCTGCAGTCAGTAATACTGTGGAAGTTACCCAGG AACAAATTAATTCCAcggacaaagacaaaaacaggcCTCCAGAACCAGAGGGGCCGGCCAGAAAGAAATCCAAAGTTGCCAAGCCACTAACATGGAAGCAAAATCGACAAAAGCAACTTAGGATGGAGGGCAAACCGTACGTCAGCAAACGAAAGAAAGACGGCACGACCATAACTAAAGCTCAGAGGACAATGGGACCGGGTTGCATGTCAAGTGCTTGCAAAAGGGCATCCAACCGTTTCTGTGCTGACATCAGTGAAGAAACAAGGAACGAGCTGTTTACTAGATTCTGGCAGTGTATGAACTGGCCTCAGAGGAAGACCTATGTGGCCGGATTAGTCGACTGTGACCCGGTGGAAAGAACCAGAGCCCCATGGACTCAGTCGAGAAGATCGGTCTCGATGCGGTATCATTTGATAGCCAATGGTGACAGAAAACAAGTTTGCAAAAGGATGTTCCTCTCCACTTTGGGGATTGGAGAGTGGTCAGTGCTTAACTGGGCACAAAATCCATCAGAGCAGGACAATTCAGAAGCAAACGCCAAGAAGCAAACGCAGAGGAAGTCCCGTAAAGCTTCAGAGCATATAGTGCTGAGAGAGTTCCTCGAGAGGCTACCCAAAGTACCCTCATACTTCTGCGGGACGTCCATCTCTAAGCTGTATCTGGAGCCAGTCTTCTCAAACATGTCCGAGGTGTACAGGCACTACTACAACCACTGCTTAGAGAAGAAGACAACACCGCTCTCTAGGCAGGTTTTCTGCGCTGTATTTAAAAAGATGGATTTGGGATTGTGTGACCCCAAAAAGGATCAAGGGTGTTCTTACGGTGCTACTGGGAATTTGTTTAATGAGCTTTGGGATGAATACTGCATGGAAAGAGGAGCTCCAGGGCCACAACCAGAGAAAACGGGGAACCAGTAG
- the notchl gene encoding neurogenic locus notch homolog protein 1, translating to MLALRTFVLLGLSWTCQAVPGDPWGQCPVNRKCKDKFADGSCDKACTEPECLRDGFDCLKDRSHCNPGHIQYCRDHYANSHCEQGCDNAPCGWDGSDCFTHQSPLWAKGTLVLHAGVPQRGTFSNSSLLWALSVLLQSPLKLRGSAPFPTNRNLFDFDPVQLANLLTQASPSDSNGSLFFLQVDNRPCSHLPSTCFPYATEAASFLRALMLLKPGSFPTLPELHTVISIRGVREEIGSREEETGIKEVKEPTPAWLWAVIAIAIGLPLLLALVVFLVVRRVRQQRAKREGGNRVRHRSTVTDNDPKSKALTPHAAHQEQRVRSSREKEKISLRKKKKAKEAEKKRRREPLGEDAIHMRPLKRDQDIGSDTDFTQSSMEDINARCSRRQEDATICDHRSQEQKHYRAGTSQPRRPVQAPPRGWDRNAMPPPLLSPPQQSAEWCGPDGSVVLIRAVRSGLDRVVLELLRAGVPVNNTDHTGRSALHWACSVNHLSLTRTLIRYGAAVDLQDNKGETALFLSALHGCYDTCRLLLLHGANLDLHDRRGRRPVDVARESMHHQVLELLLAHQIQRGPVPVDSANDMMWEERSLMYSPWVGSQAMPGRSASFSGIIGHRDMTPPQQNDWSMSRVQYPSPQNWRPQLNQSATALVPPRIMGRSPRPISTLQEVTSEDEDRDRHQEVPRAATPHFLSPQPAPRQRSFSCTQQALQRRSSAHQPEPNYIIVTDRTANDPIERVVVSPPTDAATQSDRQPVINADNPSRAELAAVSSANSEQKSRGERSNNTTDSTQTAL from the exons ATGTTGGCTCTGAGGACATTTGTCCTGCTGGGGCTGAGCTGGACATGTCAAG CTGTTCCTGGTGATCCGTGGGGCCAGTGTCCAGTCAACAGAAAGTGTAAGGACAAGTTTGCAGACGGGTCATGTGACAAAGCGTGTACGGAGCCCGAGTGTCTCAGAGACGGCTTCGATTGCCTGAAGGACAGGAGCCACTGCaa TCCTGGCCACATCCAGTACTGCCGCGATCACTACGCCAACTCCCACTGCGAGCAAGGCTGCGACAATGCCCCCTGTGGATGGGACGGCAGCGACTGCTTCACACACCAGAGCCCCCTGTGGGCCAAAGGCACCCTGGTCCTTCACGCCGGCGTCCCACAACGTGGCACCTTCTCCAACAGCTCCCTGCTCTGGGCACTCAGCGTCCTCCTCCAGTCGCCACTCAAACTGAGAGGCTCTGCCCCCTTCCCTACTAACAGGAACTTGTTTGACTTTGACCCTGTGCAGCTTGCCAACCTGCTGACTCAGGCATCACCATCTGACTCAAATGG CTCCCTCTTTTTCCTCCAAGTCGACAACAGGCCATGTTCCCATCTGCCTTCTACATGTTTCCCCTATGCCACCGAGGCAGCCAGTTTCCTGCGTGCTTTAATGTTGCTCAAGCCTGGCTCGTTCCCCACCCTCCCGGAGCTGCACACTGTCATCAGTATTAGAGGTGTCCGAGAGGAAATAGgaagcagagaggaggaaaccGGGATAAAGGAAGTCAAAG AGCCTACCCCTGCGTGGCTATGGGCCGTTATTGCCATAGCGATTGGCCTGCCACTGCTGCTGGCCCTAGTGGTGTTCTTGGTGGTGAGGAGGGTGAGGCAGCAGCGGGCGAAGAGGGAAGGGGGTAACAGGGTGAGACACCGGTCCACAGTCACAGACAATGACCCCAAATCCAAGGCCTTGACACCGCACGCAGCCCACCAAGAGCAGAGGGTCAGatccagcagagagaaagagaagatcAGCttgaggaaaaagaagaaagcaaAGGAAGCcgagaaaaagagaaggagggaaCCGCTGGGGGAGGATGCCATTCATATGCG ACCTCTCAAAAGGGACCAGGATATAGGAAGTGATACAGACTTTACCCAGAGTTCAATGGAAGACATCAATGCTAGATGCTCCAGGCGGCAAGAGGACGCTACCATCTGTGACCACAGGAGCCAGGAGCAGAAACACTACCGGGCTGGAACCTCACAGCCCCGCAGACCTGTGCAAG CTCCACCTAGAGGATGGGATAGAAATGCcatgcctcctcctctgctcagTCCCCCGCAGCAG TCGGCAGAGTGGTGTGGCCCGGATGGGTCTGTGGTTCTGATCCGAGCAGTGCGCAGCGGGCTGGACAGAGTGGTCTTGGAGCTGCTGCGAGCAGGCGTGCCTGTCAACAACACCGATCATACTG GGAGATCAGCCCTGCACTGGGCATGCTCAGTAAACCACCTCTCCCTAACAAGAACCCTCATTCGCTATGGGGCCGCTGTGGACTTGCAAGACAACAAG GGTGAGACAGCACTCTTCCTCTCCGCCCTCCATGGTTGCTATGATACGTGCAGACTCCTCCTCCTTCATGGTGCCAACCTTGACCTTCATGATCGTAGAGGACGTCGTCCAGTGGACGTGGCCAGAGAGAGCATGCATCACCAGGTCCTGGAACTCCTATTGGCTCACCAAATTCAGAGAGGGCCTGTTCCCGTCGACTCGGCCAATGACATGATGTGGGAGGAGCGTTCTCTGATGTACTCGCCATGGGTCGGCTCACAAGCCATGCCCGGAAGAAGTGCCTCCTTCTCTGGGATCATAGGGCATCGAGATATGACCCCGCCTCAACAAAA TGATTGGTCGATGAGCCGAGTCCAGTACCCCTCCCCTCAGAACTGGCGGCCACAGCTCAACCAATCAGCAACAGCGCTGGTCCCTCCAAGAATCATGGGCCGCTCCCCTCGGCCAATCAGCACCTTACAGGAGGTGACCTCAGAAGACGAGGATCGTGACAGGCATCAGGAAGTTCCGAGAGCTGCAACACCTCACTTCCTGTCACCCCAGCCTGCCCCTCGGCAGCGTTCCTTTTCCTGCACCCAGCAAGCATTGCAGCGGCGCTCCAGTGCCCACCAGCCAGAGCCCAACtatattattgtgacagacagaACAGCCAATGACCCCATAGAAAGAGTGGTTGTTTCACCTCCCACAGATGCTGCCACCCAATCAGATCGCCAGCCAGTTATAAATGCTGACAATCCTAGTAGAGCGGAACTAGCAGCGGTGAGTTCAGCAAATTCAGAGCAGAAATCCAGAGGTGAGAGGTCAAACAACACTACTGACTCCACGCAAACAGCCTTGTAG
- the LOC123968022 gene encoding transcription factor HES-2-like, with protein MKFLQDLEDAKAKRKSLKPLVERRRRERMNRSLESLKTLLQPQEANQRRVEKAEILEHTVLFLKNTAKVDNTRDGGGGGQKYSFQDGISTCLQKAAHFLGPEGKGLWLGSALDASFAARLSYSDSDSAGVQTRTEADSSSSSLLLRKSSRSILRMLIHRSGNRLCTPAHTVVSCVPNCGESLCSPTTSQQPHKVASRASKQSQPVNQSLWRPWP; from the exons ATGAAATTTCTTCAGGATTTAGAGGACGCAAAGGCCAAAAGAAAG AGTCTCAAACCTCTCGTTGAGAGACGTCGGAGAGAGAGAATGAACCGCAGTCTGGAAAGTCTGAAGACTCTGCTACAGCCACAG GAAGCGAATCAGCGCAGAGTGGAGAAAGCTGAGATACTCGAGCACACAGTCCTCTTCCTAAAGAACACTGCCAAAGTAGACAACACCAGAGATGGGGGTGGAGGAGGCCAGAAATACTCCTTCCAAGACGGCATCTCCACCTGCCTGCAGAAAGCAGCTCACTTCCTGGGACCTGAAGGGAAAGGCCTGTGGCTTGGATCAGCACTGGATGCATCTTTTGCCGCTCGCCTTTCCTATTCAGACTCAGACTCTGCAGGCGTTCAGACGAGGACCGAAGCTGattcctcctccagctctctgctTCTCAGGAAGTCCTCCAGGTCCATTCTTCGGATGCTGATACACAGGTCCGGGAACAGACTTTGCACGCCTGCCCATACTGTGGTCAGCTGTGTTCCGAACTGCGGAGAATCACTTTGCTCTCCTACAACTTCCCAACAGCCCCACAAAGTGGCGAGTCGAGCGAGCAAACAGAGCCAGCCGGTCAACCAGTCACTGTGGAGGCCCTGGCCCTGA